The DNA segment CGACCTCGGCGCGTTCGTACGTGCCACGAGGGTGCGACGCAGCATGACTCAGCAGGATCTCGCCATGGCGGCTGGGGTGAGTCGCAGGTGGATCGTTGAGCTCGAGGCCGGAAAGATGCGGGCGGAGCTCGGCTTGGTTCTGCGCGTCCTCACCACCCTGGGCGTGCCCCTGACGGCCGACGCCCCCGAGCCCGCCACTGTCAGCCGCAGCGTCACTTCAGCGGACATCGACCTCGATGCCCACCTGCGTGACCTTGCCGGATCGGCCTGATGGCGGCCAGTCGGCTTGTCGTTCTGGACGGCACGCGCTGCGTCGGCGTACTCGTACGCGCCGGGGGCGAGATCACCTTTCGCTACGACGATCAGTGGCTGAGCACTCCAGGAGCAACGCCGCTGTCGGTGTCGATGCCCCTCGGCAGGGTCGAGCACGGTCACGACGTTGTTCATCCTTGGCTGTGGGGACTGCTACCCGACAACGACCGCGTGCTGACGCGATGGGCCCGTACCTTCCACACCACGACCAAGCACCCGATGGGCCTCCTCGCCGTCGTCGGCCGCGACGTGCCAGGCCGGTTCCGTCTCGTGCCGGAGAAGGACGCGGAGACAGTCACCCCGTCCGGCGTCGAGTGGCTGTCCGACGCCGACGTCGAGCAACTGCTTCGCGAAGTCCGCGCCGATCACACGGCCTGGCTCGGTACGCGCGGCGCAGCAGGCCGGTGGAGTCTGGCCGGTGCGCAGCCGAAGATCGCCCTACGGTTGGACGGCCTGCGCTGGGGCCGTCCGTACGGCGACTCGGCCACGACACACATCCTCAAGCCAGCGATCCAGGGCCTCGACCAAC comes from the Mycobacteriales bacterium genome and includes:
- a CDS encoding helix-turn-helix transcriptional regulator, with translation MARIETAGDLGAFVRATRVRRSMTQQDLAMAAGVSRRWIVELEAGKMRAELGLVLRVLTTLGVPLTADAPEPATVSRSVTSADIDLDAHLRDLAGSA